A genomic window from Lycium barbarum isolate Lr01 chromosome 4, ASM1917538v2, whole genome shotgun sequence includes:
- the LOC132637966 gene encoding uncharacterized protein LOC132637966 has protein sequence MIEIEGLQMWLQRWTPDFKPEEDVSIVPYFKFLNFWVDQDDFLEVVKRNWISHTTGNIFWTIHQKMKNTSKALSDWSRSKISNIFEKEKQLGDLEDRMKLYKAKAEFIIHHKQVDSYWRQKANIKWQLEGDENTKFFHSVVKGRRSMLHINRIQKEGVWIQGEKDIGSAVEFYQNLFAQGNFNIDRTILDPLPTSVCQEDNEMLMTIPTLNEVREAAFDINPNRPPGPDGFSSLFFKKLIFLKNSLNLPISLSNVTQKIVSKVMNYRLSKIIPNLISQNQSGFVKGRAIGENVLLAQELIHDIKNNNKGGNVVFKIDMNKAYDKISWKFICDVMRKMGFTETWIHIIWILLTNMWYSVMINGKRHGFFKSQRGVKQGDPISLLFYNCI, from the exons ATGATTGAAATTGAAGGGCTTCAAATGTGGCTACAGAGGTGGACACCCGATTTCAAGCCTGAGGAAGATGTGTCAATAGTTCCG TACTTCAAGTTTCTGAACTTTTGGGTTGATCAAGATGACTTCTTGGAAGTAGTTAAAAGGAACTGGATCTCTCATACCACTGGAAATATCTTTTGGACCATTCACCAGAAGATGAAAAATACTAGCAAGGCTCTTAGTGATTGGTCTAGAAGCAAAATTAGTAATATTTTTGAGAAAGAGAAACAACTTGGAGATCTG GAGGACAGAATGAAACTATACAAGGCTAAAGCAGAATTCATCATTCACCACAAACAGGTAGATTCTTATTGGAGGCAGAAAGCTAATATCAAGTGGCAATTGGAAGGTGATGAGAACACTAAATTTTTCCATTCAGTGGTAAAGGGTAGAAGAAGCATGCTTCACATTAATAGAATTCAGAAGGAAGGAGTGTGGATCCAAGGTGAGAAAGATATTGGGTCAGCAGTTGAATTTTACCAGAACCTgtttgctcaaggaaactttaaTATTGATAGAACCATCCTGGATCCTCTACCCACCTCTGTTTGTCAAGAGGATAATGAGATGTTGATGACCATTCCTACTCTTAATGAGGTCAGAGAGGCTGCTTTTGATATTAACCCCAATAGACCTCCTGGCCCAGATGGTTTTAGCAGTCTATTTTTCAAAAAA TTGATTTTCCTCAAGAATTCTTTGAATTTACCAATTAGTCTGAGTAATGTTACTCAGAAAATTGTGTCTAAAGTCATGAATTATAGACTTTCAAAAATCATTCCAAATCTTATTTCCCAAAATCAAAGTGGTTTTGTAAAAGGAAGGGCTATTGGTGAAAATGTTTTATTGGCTCAAGAACTTATTCATGAcattaagaataataataaaggAGGTAATGTTGTTTTCAAAATTGACATGAACAAGGCTTATGACAAGATTTCTTGGAAATTTATCTGTGATGTTatgaggaaaatgggatttacAGAGACTTGGATTCATATAATATGGATCTTGTTGACCAATATGTGGTACTCTGTGATGATTAATGGTAAAAGGCATGGCTTCTTTAAGTCACAGAGAGGTGTCAAGCAGGGAGATCCCATTTCCCTTCTCTTTTATAATTGCATCTGA
- the LOC132636752 gene encoding myb family transcription factor EFM produces the protein MNMSTSELSLECKPHQSYSMLLKSFGEKIDQTQNLEEFLARLEEERVKIDAFKRELPLCMQLLTNAMEASRHQLQSHRANNESHRPVLEEFIPLKNINSSGELGAEKLVENNTVAVDNKANWMTSAQLWSPASDQETKQVQISTSLTSFNKENDNMGFSVGPKLALDNNSSCPSPTLALASSNKQNNEMLVEDHSKNLEAMNINNGSCMNIQQDSQSIINGGGNNSTSTSTQQPHRKARRCWSPDLHRRFVNALQMLGGSQVATPKQIRELMKVDGLTNDEVKSHLQKYRLHTRRPSPSPQATTAPPHLVVLGGIWVPPEYAAAAAHGGAPPAATFYGPHSTSHAPSPHYIAAPQAVTPEFYSTPQPLQSLHHLQHHQQLYHHGSHMYKPPSKSHSHGSPESDARGTGHNGDRSSESIVDGKSESCSSENGGERKVVVQKF, from the exons ATGAATATGTCAACTTCAGAACTAAGCCTTGAATGCAAACCCCATCAAAGTTACTCTATGCTTCTAAAATCATTTGGGGAGAAAATTGATCAAACACAAAATCTTGAAGAATTCTTAGCTCGTCTTGAAGAAGAAAGAGTCAAAATTGATGCATTCAAGCGTGAACTTCCCCTTTGCATGCAACTCTTAACCAATG CTATGGAAGCTTCAAGGCATCAACTCCAATCCCATAGGGCAAATAATGAGTCACACAGACCAGTTCTTGAAGAATTCATTCCACTTAAGAATATTAATTCAAGTGGTGAATTAGGAGCAGAAaaattagtagaaaataacaCAGTTGCTGTTGATAATAAGGCAAATTGGATGACTTCTGCACAATTATGGAGTCCAGCAAGTGATCAAGAAACAAAGCAAGTACAAATATCCACTAGTTTAACATCTTTTAACAAAGAAAATGATAATATGGGCTTTTCTGTTGGTCCAAAGTTAGCCTTGGACAACAATTCTTCATGTCCAAGCCCAACACTAGCACTTGCTTCATCTAACAAACAGAATAATGAGATGTTAGTGGAGGATCATAGCAAGAATTTGGAAGCAATGAATATTAATAATGGAAGTTGTATGAATATTCAGCAAGATTCTCAAAGCATTATCAACGGAGGTGGAAACAACAGTACAAGTACAAGTACTCAACAACCACATAGAAAGGCAAGAAGATGTTGGTCCCCTGATTTGCATAGGCGTTTTGTTAATGCTCTTCAAATGCTAGGTGGCTCTCAAG TGGCCACACCAAAACAAATCAGAGAGTTGATGAAGGTTGATGGATTGACCAATGATGAAGTTAAAAGCCATTTGCAG AAATATAGACTTCACACCCGAAGACCAAGTCCAAGCCCACAAGCAACAACAGCACCACCCCACTTGGTGGTTTTAGGTGGCATATGGGTCCCACCAGAGTACGCGGCCGCAGCCGCACACGGTGGTGCACCACCTGCAGCCACCTTTTATGGTCCACATTCAACTAGCCATGCACCATCACCACACTATATTGCGGCCCCACAAGCCGTGACACCAGAGTTCTACAGTACACCACAACCATTACAATCGCTCCACCACCTCCAGCATCACCAACAATTGTACCATCACGGCAGCCACATGTACAAGCCACCCTCAAAATCACATTCTCATGGCTCGCCCGAATCTGACGCTCGAGGAACCGGTCATAACGGTGACCGATCATCGGAGAGTATCGTAGATGGAAAGTCAGAGAGTTGTAGTAGTGAAAATGGTGGAGAGAGAAAGGTTGTGGTACAAAAATTTTAG